The window TAATTCAGTTGTTGAATAATCCATTTCCATAAAAGCTCTTAATGAATGACGTGATTTTgatatcataatatttttatcattaataagtGGTGGTGTTATTTTTGGAGCATCACATACATGATGAAGTTCACgtttatgtgtttttaatgAACTTGTTTGATTAAACCATAAACAACATCTTGAACATTTATTACCACCACCATGTTCTTTTTCTCTTCTAACAATATGACGTTGCATATGTACCAAATATGAAtgaatatttgatgatattggtgaaccattatcaatataataatgcattaattttaaacaatatggacattgtaaatattcacctttttcatgtactttataaaaatgatcaataaCATCTTTATGTGATGATGTACGATAACCACAACAATCACATCTATATGGCATTTCAGATGGTATATGTGTTGTTGACATATGTTCAACAAGAAGATTACTATTTGCAAATTTATGTTCACATATACCACAAACAACCATATCACCATCACCATTACCAAATGTACTATGTGCTTCAGTAACATGAATAACCATTTGATGTTTTGATGAAAATGCTGCACAACAATAACGACAAACATGAATATCTGGTTGTCCTGGTACACGTGGTGGTACATGACGTATCATATGTTCCATAACTTCAGTATTTGATTTCATAACAAATGAacataaaaaacatgtaaaattaacattacgtttttcatttttagatGTTGTTGCTTTATCACCTTCAGAAAttgcataataaaatttaaaaagtgatGTTTGATCATTTGgattgttataatttaaatcagGACTTTTTGTACGTTTTGTTTCTGGTTCAGGACTTGctgttgttgatatatttgttGCTGTTCGTTTTCTTGATCTTTTATTACCACTTAAaaatgctgctgctgctgatgatgttgatgatactGTTTGTTTAACTGGTaacatttgttgttgttgttgttgttgatgttcaTTGTGTGATGATGAATCTTTTGTGGTggatgaattttttgaatatgacCAATCATAAAATGGATTTGCTGATATTTTAGCTAAACGatctaataaattttcagaTACAGATGCACGTGTTTGTTCAGCAATATGTGTTATGATACTTTGAAATGCTCTTGATGATGTTACACCAAATGTTTCACGCCATACAAGTTCATCAAGAAATTGTTGTATCATTTGACGATTTAATAAACTCAATGTATTTTGAAACATACGTGGTACAATTTTACGTAAATAATCCATTATTCCAAAATTACTACGTGCATTACGTGCTGATTGATCACCATATGCAATTTGTGTAACTTGATTAAAACCAAGTTCATTAAGTGTTGCTTTATCAACTGTATAAtcagttaatatttttgaatctttATGTACCCAATCTTTAAGTGGTTGTAATATATGATTAAAACGACGACGATAAGTTTTATCACCTTCTGGTACTGGATCACAAGCACGTAATCTTATTTGTCCAGTTTCAGTATTTAATATACCAAGTACTTCAACTTTAACTTGACGTAAATTACCATCTTGTGATGTTGTACCAAGACTTATAACACCAACTTGTATACTTCTTCCTTTACCaccaattaatttacttttatccCATATTGCAGCAGTACAAATACTacgtaaatttgtaaaaaaatttttaacatatacATTTGATACTTTAACCCATGATATAACATTTTGTACATTTGTTTGACATGaccaatgataaattaatttaagtaaTACAGTTGGTAAATGTGGTGATCCTTGAAATATTGAACCAGAAAATACTGATACAAAACGATCCTCACAACAACTTGATACCCATACATAACCACCAGAATATGGAAATGTACCAGCATCATTATACATACCAAGTTTTAATTTTGGCTGATAACCAGAATGTTGATTACAATATTGTTCTGATTTAACAAGACCCTGTTGTATTAACCATTCAGCAAAACGCGTTGATGAAAacattaatacatttttaactTTAGCATCAAGTTCAGCACGTTCTTTACTTGCAATTGATGGTGAAATTTCTTTAGAATGTAAACCAGGACGTGCAACAACAACCAATGATGGATATGTTCGTCCACCATTAACTTTATTAAATGCAATTTCTCTACCATcaggttgattttttttagcttcttCAATTGCTTCATTTATTGAACTTTTAACACCAATTGCAATTCCACCAATACTTGTTTGTTCAGTTGgtctattattaatttttattgatgatgatgctggtgCTACTTGTacttgtgatgatgatggtggttgttgttggtgttgttgtgcTGCTGCTGCTACTGCTGCTGCTACtgctgatgataatgatgatggttGTTGTCTCATTTGTTGTTTAGCTTTTTGAGGAGGTGGTCCACTTGGTGGTGTTGACATTGGTGGTTTAGCACGAACACGAACAGCTGGTGCTGCTGGTGATAGTATTGGCTCTTCAATTATTTCTGGCTGATGTACTTGAAGTACTTTATTTCTTGGTGTACTTTGACGAGTAGGACGAGAAAATGAATTACTATCAGCCGGTgatattaatacatttttagaTTGATTTTGCATATtgttaattgtattttgaGAAGTATTACTCAGTATAACACCTTTTCGTGGATCCATGACAAGTTGAAGATTACCTTGTTGTACAGTTGAATTATTCAATACATTAAGtgttatttgttgatttttttgttgattttgattCATCATATGAGTCGTCTTCATAATATTTGCTTGTGCTGCTTGAATTAAAGAATATTGATAAGCACTTACTGGTCCAGATTGTGCAATTAATTGGGCATTGTGATCTTTTatcatttcatcaattttagcCTGAACTTTGtcataattttcttttgatttacCCAAGTATGTTAACTGGGCCTCACTCAATGGCTCATCAACACAATCAAGATTCAATGTCATGTCAACAGGACGTGTAGTCGTTATTGAACGAGTTATTAGACGATTTTTTTGTCCAACTTTTGTTGAttctatattaaaattttttatattattattacataaatacattttagcaacaattttttttatttttttaatgtttaatattattatgataattatttataatttttttatattaaataaaaattatacctgTTTTTCCCGCCATtgtcaatgattattgttaaagaatttacacaattttataaacaatattcattcaacttttgttgattattatttacaaaattattacaatttatttattgacaaatttgtcatttgtttgctaacaaaaaaaaaagaaaacaattgaTTGACGATGCTGTTTCCAAAAAATGTTCTTTTTACACACTGGGCTGATCCCGAAATATCAACATGGCAGGCATTTTACATATCTACAATATCTACTgaacatcatcattatccgccattgtttttttttctgtgacTAGTGGTTTTTTACAAagtatacataaatttataaaataaaaaagataaacttaatttaatcatcaaaaaataagcgctgaattttttaatgtgataattataatttttttaaagactcAGCTTTATTCAAAATACGagaaaacgtaaaaaaataagaataaataattgttgctACAAGAAATATCCCCATTGACATTTACTTAGGGctatttcgtttttttgtgttttcgTGTTTACTTTAGCCAAACcgaaatttgatattaaaataattttttattgttgctccaaatattggaaaaatatcGTTGATTAATCCTTTAATCAAGttgagttttaattttattattaaaaagataattGCATACAGTTAGAGTGAATTAAAGTCCATCCTTGGGAAAAGCAGTTCAACAAAATGGCTACGATGTCTCATAAAATGGtgattattgcaaaaataatttaattatgtttttattaagaatataaattatattttttatcatctagtgtcaaataaaaagcatacaagtattataaaattataaaaattatttaaatttaaaatatttcgaacTAATATGCAAAAAGAAAGTTCAGAAAATATACACTAGAGggcttattttttcaaacagagaaattttttcttagaaattttttacttttccaATTTTGATtccacgacaaaaaaaattttcaaaaaaaaactcgacaaaaaaaatcacgacaaaacaaattttgacaaaaaaaatcacgacaaaaaaaatcgcgataaaaaaaatcacgacaaaaaaaatcgcgacaagaaaaatttagaaaaaaaaaatctaacaaCTAAGTAAAAGATTTGGCTGGTAAAATAAGGTAGATagtgattgtttggctataattacagctataagtaaaaaatctagctaagtaaaataatgtagatattgattgtttggctacaattataGCTAAGTAGAAAATCTAGCTCTGTggaaaatctagctaagtgaaaaatctagctgaataaaatgatgtagttattgattgtttggctattaTTAAGGCTAAGTTAATTATCTACcagctgagtaaaaaatctatatcggctatttatataaaaagtttaagaaaatattaaatttattatttagataaaaaatttattatgacgttttttatttttattttttgtcatttttgtcgtgattttatcatgatttttatacgatttttttcgaatttttctGTCGGGGTTTTGTCagtttggaaaatttttttgtaactaattttactattaattaaaattaattttttcaaaatcaattataatttatggggtattaaattcaattattcaagaactttttttaaaaattatttaaattaattttaatttttaatggacaaataaaaaaaaatatacaacaggttttatttgaaacacaaaaaaataaggtctATGAAATGACAATTACATCACGAGAGaatatagaaattaatttaattattttatttattattttcttttttttttttaaataaaaaattttgattcttAATAATTCACGATACATTGATCAGTCGGTGGGTCATctgtgcattttttttttccattaattattcgtcttttatctttatttaaaataatataatttttttttgtttttttttttgatcggttttaattaaaaataaacaaagaaatatttaaaaaaatatatacatcaaaTTGAACTTTTCacagttaattattaaaacaaaaaaaaattattaattttagattattttacttttttaaataataaatttatctagaattataattttgtacataaaaattgttttaatataaatttagactattttttttttgaatttaaagagaatttttttctctgtgaCAGACTAGAcacaccaattttttttatattatcaaatagattttttgaatattaatttaattattaaacataataTTAGTTTGGCAGGAGATCCAAATGTTtagatagaaaaatttaactctattatcaattttctaaacatatttttcatttaaaatttgaaaaatagataaattatatttttttttacgaaaaataatagctaaatttttaagttttctattcagtgttttttaaagaatattattgagtgactaaattattaaaaattataaaataaattaaatcaattataaatataaaaattaattttacaaaatatttgttttgttttttttgtctccATTTAACAAACTAATTTCCATTAAttaatcttttaaaatttatttatccaatgaattttattttttttgtattatttttttctttaataatttttaatttataattaaacaatcaatacTTGCACAGGACCCATATAATTAAACactttacatatttatttttttgttcatttaaattttacctaaatttttgctaatttttatgtgaattattttttattaattaatgctCACGACTAATTTGtgattttatcaaaatcacaagtattattttacattcaaaatacaacaattaaataatttataaaattttttttttttatttaaattctttgACTAATATTGCATGCGCGTgaacacatttaaaaaaaaaaaaaagttaatttaattattaaaatcgaTCGATGTAATGCTTCAATTGGCGTgtgtgtatttaaatattatttttgtgtttttaattatttttcaattgtcaaattaataagcagaaaaaaaaataaataactgtgTACAATAACTGGCCGGCATAAGTTTATTTCGAGGTAACTCAAAATTGTTGCTTTTTTCcttctatattaaattttaacattctcgtttttttttttaaagacaattttgatattattttattgtcgaAATAGCAACTGATGAGACCTCTTATCTTTATTcagtcaaataatttaatctttcttttttatatttgtataataacATTGTTGCggcttaattttttaaatgaaaaattaaataattttataagcgcactgctttttaaaataataattatcaataaatttgactttaatttatttgaaaaaattgttctATGTTTGCTGTCGTTTTATTTAGATAATTGTTACGTAGAATAatcacttttttattattattaattctattatccaacgatatttttattttttttaaattatttttttatatatcgaaTATTGAACTAcctattattatacaattttattttatttac is drawn from Aphidius gifuensis isolate YNYX2018 linkage group LG3, ASM1490517v1, whole genome shotgun sequence and contains these coding sequences:
- the LOC122852783 gene encoding uncharacterized protein LOC122852783, which produces MAGKTESTKVGQKNRLITRSITTTRPVDMTLNLDCVDEPLSEAQLTYLGKSKENYDKVQAKIDEMIKDHNAQLIAQSGPVSAYQYSLIQAAQANIMKTTHMMNQNQQKNQQITLNVLNNSTVQQGNLQLVMDPRKGVILSNTSQNTINNMQNQSKNVLISPADSNSFSRPTRQSTPRNKVLQVHQPEIIEEPILSPAAPAVRVRAKPPMSTPPSGPPPQKAKQQMRQQPSSLSSAVAAAVAAAAQQHQQQPPSSSQVQVAPASSSIKINNRPTEQTSIGGIAIGVKSSINEAIEEAKKNQPDGREIAFNKVNGGRTYPSLVVVARPGLHSKEISPSIASKERAELDAKVKNVLMFSSTRFAEWLIQQGLVKSEQYCNQHSGYQPKLKLGMYNDAGTFPYSGGYVWVSSCCEDRFVSVFSGSIFQGSPHLPTVLLKLIYHWSCQTNVQNVISWVKVSNVYVKNFFTNLRSICTAAIWDKSKLIGGKGRSIQVGVISLGTTSQDGNLRQVKVEVLGILNTETGQIRLRACDPVPEGDKTYRRRFNHILQPLKDWVHKDSKILTDYTVDKATLNELGFNQVTQIAYGDQSARNARSNFGIMDYLRKIVPRMFQNTLSLLNRQMIQQFLDELVWRETFGVTSSRAFQSIITHIAEQTRASVSENLLDRLAKISANPFYDWSYSKNSSTTKDSSSHNEHQQQQQQQMLPVKQTVSSTSSAAAAFLSGNKRSRKRTATNISTTASPEPETKRTKSPDLNYNNPNDQTSLFKFYYAISEGDKATTSKNEKRNVNFTCFLCSFVMKSNTEVMEHMIRHVPPRVPGQPDIHVCRYCCAAFSSKHQMVIHVTEAHSTFGNGDGDMVVCGICEHKFANSNLLVEHMSTTHIPSEMPYRCDCCGYRTSSHKDVIDHFYKVHEKGEYLQCPYCLKLMHYYIDNGSPISSNIHSYLVHMQRHIVRREKEHGGGNKCSRCCLWFNQTSSLKTHKRELHHVCDAPKITPPLINDKNIMISKSRHSLRAFMEMDYSTTELPNDLNRWPNGPITVNARHLNLRCQECEEDIDEPEHYPGEQKCEQCRYVTCCWRAFKEHQQQVHNERPMTSLVVPSPLINIPLERKMHCGCGFSTKDGNLLANHFVKCSIGKILKASGEKRGSSGMLDSLGLVPKTY